From a single Thermothielavioides terrestris NRRL 8126 chromosome 1, complete sequence genomic region:
- a CDS encoding glycosyltransferase family 15 protein (CAZy_ID 269722) — translation MAIARPVRALGLAAIVMWCFFVWQLLKPTASLSSIGDSRLLPTERDPNLDPTGEPEGILTYSSDEYAPGPAGTARINATLLALVRNEELDGMLQAMHDLERTWNHKFNYPWTFFNDVPFTAEFKKRTQAATKAECRYELIPKEHWEVPSWINHDLFIESTKILEEQDVQYATKVSYHQMCRWNSGLFYKHPALANMQYYWRVEPKVHFFCDVDYDVFRYMQDNNKTYGFTINLYDAPQSIPSLWPETLKFIAEHPEYVHENNAMKWLTDNIRRPDHNTKAQGYSTCHFWSNFEIADLSFWRSKAYEDYFNHLDRAGGFFYERWGDAPVHSIALGLFEDSSRIHWFRDIGYQHIPFFNCPNSPKCKGCVTGRFTDGQAWLNKEDCRPNWFKYVGMG, via the exons ATGGCCATCGCTCGCCCGGTGCGAGCCCTGGGCCTGGCGGCCATCGTTATGTGGTGCTTTTTCGTCTGGCAGCTCCTCAAGCCGACAGCATCGCTAAGCAGCATTGGCGACAGCCGCCTATTGCCCACCGAGCGAGACCCCAATCTAGATC CGACCGGCGAGCCCGAGGGCATCCTAACATACTCGTCCGACGAATATGCGCCCGGCCCGGCTGGCACTGCCCGCATTAACGCTACcttgctggcgctggtgcggAACGAGGAGCTGGATGGCATGCTGCAGGCGATGCACGATCTCGAGCGGACATGGAACCACAAGTTCAACTATCCGTGGACCTTCTTCAACGACGTCCCCTTCACCGCAGAATTCAAGAAGAGGACGCAGGCCGCGACAAAGGCCGAGTGCAGATACG AACTCATCCCCAAGGAGCACTGGGAGGTGCCATCGTGGATCAACCACGACCTGTTCATTGAGTCAACCAAGATCCTAGAGGAGCAGGATGTGCAGTACGCCACGAAGGTGTCGTACCACCAGATGTGCCGCTGGAACAGCGGCCTATTCTACAAGCACCCCGCGCTGGCCAACATGCAGTACTACTGGCGCGTCGAGCCCAAGGTGCACTTTTTCTGCGACGTTGACTACGACGTCTTCCGCTACATGCAGGACAACAACAAGACGTACGGCTTCACCATCAACCTGTACGATGCGCCGCAGTCCATCCCGTCGCTGTGGCCCGAGACGCTCAAGTTCATCGCCGAGCACCCCGAATACGTGCACGAGAACAACGCCATGAAGTGGCTGACCGACAACATCCGCCGCCCGGACCACAACACCAAGGCCCAGGGCTACTCGACCTGCCACTTCTGGAGCAACTTCGAGATAGCCGACTTGAGCTTCTGGCGCAGCAAGGCCTACGAGGATTACTTCAACCACCTCGACCGCGCCGGTGGCTTCTTCTACGAGCGCTGGGGAGATGCACCCGTTCACAGCATCGCTCTGGGTCTGTTTGAAGACTCGAGTCGCATTCATTG GTTCCGCGACATCGGCTACCAGCACATCCCCTTCTTCAACTGCCCCAACTCGCCAAAGTGCAAAGGCTGTGTTACCGGCCGCTTTACCGATGGCCAGGCCTGGCTCAATAAGGAGGACTGCCGGCCCAACTGGTTCAAGTATGTCGGTATGGGCTAA
- a CDS encoding glycoside hydrolase family 18 protein (CAZy_ID 269759) gives MPPLPRPALPRLITYYQTHHTPSGSPISVLPLLQQPGIALTHLILAAIHINEDPAALTLNDHPPSDPRFTTLWAELRVLQASGIQVLGMLGGAAPGTFARLDAADEATFERYYGPLARLVRERGLDGLDLDVEEPMSLAGIVRLIDRLRADFGPAFVITLAPVAAALLRADHNLSGFDYEALEVLRGAEIAWYNAQFYCGWGDCSNPAMYEMLLAKGWKPEKIVVGLVTNPKNGSGWVPWNLLGNVLPLLAGRHPRFGGVMGWEYFNSLPGGEQRPWEWAQAMTALLRGRRTTASYAPEVVDGLKPAETALSEADPDEAGKGVAAPVPQDFEYYSDGGGQSD, from the coding sequence ATGCCTCCACTCCCCCGCCCGGCGCTGCCCCGGCTTATAACCTACTACCAAACGCACCACACACCCTCGGGCAGTCCCATCTCCGtcctcccgctcctccaACAGCCCGGCATCGCGCTCACACATCTCATCCTCGCCGCTATCCACATCAACGAagaccccgccgccctcacCCTCAACGACCACCCGCCATCCGACCCGCGCTTCACCACCCTCtgggccgagctgcgcgtCCTCCAGGCGAGCGGCATCCAAGTCCTGGGcatgctcggcggcgcggcgccgggcacCTTCGCGCGGCTCGATgcggcggacgaggcgaCCTTCGAGCGCTACTACGGCccgctggcgcggctggtgcgcgagcgcgggctcgacggcctcgacctcgacgtcgaggagCCCATGTCGCTGGCGGGAATCGTGCGGCTGATCGACCGGCTGCGCGCCGACTTCGGCCCGGCCTTCGTGATCACGCTGGCgcccgtggcggcggcgctgctgcgcgccgaccACAACCTGAGCGGCTTCGACtacgaggcgctcgaggtgctgcgcggcgccgagatcGCCTGGTACAACGCGCAGTTCTACTGCGGCTGGGGCGACTGCAGCAATCCGGCCATGTACGAGATGCTGCTGGCCAAGGGGTGGAAGCCCGAGAAAATCGTAGTGGGGCTCGTGACGAACCCCAAGAATGGCTCGGGCTGGGTGCCGTGGAACCTGCTGGGGAAtgtgctgccgctgctggcggggaGGCATCCCCGGTTTGGCGGGGTTATGGGATGGGAGTACTTCAACAGTTTGCCGGGCGGAGAGCAAAGGCCGTGGGAATGGGCACAAGCGATGACTGCGTTGCTgagagggaggaggacgacggcgtcaTATGCGCCCGAAGTGGTCGACGGACTCAAGCCCGCAGAGACAGCGCTCAGCGAAGCGGATCCCGATGAGGCTGGGAAGGGGGTTGCGGCGCCCGTGCCCCAAGATTTCGAGTATTACTCGGATGGAGGCGGCCAGTCGGACTAG